The sequence TCTGAGTTCAGACGGTCAGGTTCAGGCGTCAGATTGTTTATAGTGGTCAGAGTTCACCAGCTGCAGTGCTCGGTTTCGAGAATTTCCTTGGTGACGTGCGCGGCGCCGGATCTGCCGTGCACCCACGCCGCGCCGCCAGTCAAACTCTCGCAACTGCGGACTGAAGTTTGCTGAATTCTGACCACTATAAACAGTCTGACGCCTGAACTCAGTACACTGAATACTGAGTGGTTGCGCAGTTACTGCCGGCAGAGCGGCGCCGCTCCCAGCACCGCGTCCGCTCGCATCGGCACCACCGTGAACTGCTGCACGCGCGCCGGTTCCGTCGGCGCCAGCGTAATGCCAACAGAAAGCGCCCCGTTCGTACACTGCATGCGCCACACGCCGCGCAGCGCGTTCTCGGCCCAAATCTGACCAACGGCTTTGCAGTTACCGCCCACCGCCCTCGACATCTGCTCGATCGCCGCCGCGCGACGCGGGCCGGATTCATCGAGAAAGAGATTCATTGCCGCGATGCTGTCGGCCAGCGGCTGCTTCCACTCCTGCACGAGGCGCGTGACTTGGCTCTGCATGGCCAGCAACACCGGTGCCGGCTGCGGCTCTCGCGCCTTCAGCCCACCACTGCGAGACAGGATCTCGAGTGACTGATCGATCACGCCCGTCCAGCCCGTGTACGTGAGATTGCCGAGCGCGACGATGCCAACACCGTACTCGGGGAGCCAGCGCATCTGCGAGCCGAAGCCGGGGAGTCCGCCGGAGTGCGACACGATATGCGCGAACAGACAGTTCGACGCCGAGCGCAGCCCGTAGGCGTAGCCACCGGCATTCAGTGACAACACGCCGGCGGCGTTGCGCGCGGCCGTGGCGCCGCTGAAGCGCGCGATCTGCTGCATCTCGCGCAGCGACGACCGCTTGAGCACCGGCGACTCGGCGCCGTCGCGTGCTGGCCAGGCGTCGAGCATGAGGGCGACCCAGCGCGACAGGTCGGCGCTGCTGGTGAGCATGCCGCCCATGGCGCCGAATGATCCGTCGGGCAGCGCTGCTTCTTCCAGCCACGCACCGTCCTGCAAGCGGTAGCCGTGCGCCAGGCGATTCGC comes from Gemmatimonas sp. and encodes:
- a CDS encoding serine hydrolase domain-containing protein, with the translated sequence MPRFSPTFTEFAFASAALITTAAVPAQAQSSIAPPARFTDPDRVTKLRAALPQIDSVMRAFATNSRVPGIAYGVIVDGKLLHVAALGLREVPSKAAVDTSSVFRIASMTKSFTALSILQLRDAGKLSLDDPAERYVPEMKAMRYATSDAPRITIRHLLSHSAGFPEDNPWGDQQLAATDAQLSAMIKSGIPFSNAPGTAYEYSNFGFAILGRIVQNVSGMSYARYIQERVLRPLGMTSTTMEARDVPANRLAHGYRLQDGAWLEEAALPDGSFGAMGGMLTSSADLSRWVALMLDAWPARDGAESPVLKRSSLREMQQIARFSGATAARNAAGVLSLNAGGYAYGLRSASNCLFAHIVSHSGGLPGFGSQMRWLPEYGVGIVALGNLTYTGWTGVIDQSLEILSRSGGLKAREPQPAPVLLAMQSQVTRLVQEWKQPLADSIAAMNLFLDESGPRRAAAIEQMSRAVGGNCKAVGQIWAENALRGVWRMQCTNGALSVGITLAPTEPARVQQFTVVPMRADAVLGAAPLCRQ